From one Paenibacillus terrae HPL-003 genomic stretch:
- the fliY gene encoding flagellar motor switch phosphatase FliY, which translates to MTSKDYLSQEEIDALLKQSEAGTDSTPANKTVDDFLTPLEQDALGEIGNITFGSAATALSTLLGQKVDITTPKVSIITRSEFETAFPKPHVAVHVNYVDGFEGINSLVIKKRDAQVIADLMLGGEGNPVDEELNEIHISAVQEAMNQMMGSSATSMSTMFKRFVNISPPGIDILDPMHGDGVSSLPDEQTLITVSFRLLIGDLIDSTLMQLLPVHFAKKMVSILMNGGEEDEQPQASAQQVAATAAPEVPKQTEVPQQQPAPTYQQPPVAAQVPVQTPQDAGYGQQPPMYPQDLGYGQQGAPGYGMPGGVPPQAPYGAPHHYGSIPGRNVNVQPVQFSNLQSGAFAQVDENNLNLLMDIPLRVTVELGRTQKQIKDILELSQGSIIELDKLAGEPVDILVNNKLIAKGEVVVIDENFGVRVTDIVSQWDRIQKLQ; encoded by the coding sequence TTGACGAGTAAAGACTATTTGTCCCAGGAGGAAATTGATGCCCTGCTGAAACAGTCTGAAGCGGGCACGGATTCTACTCCCGCCAACAAGACCGTTGACGATTTTCTGACTCCTCTGGAGCAGGATGCTCTCGGAGAGATCGGTAATATTACGTTCGGCAGCGCAGCGACAGCTCTTTCCACACTGCTGGGTCAAAAGGTTGATATTACAACCCCTAAAGTTTCAATTATTACCCGTTCTGAATTTGAAACAGCTTTTCCTAAGCCGCACGTAGCGGTACATGTGAATTATGTAGATGGATTTGAGGGTATTAACTCGCTCGTGATCAAAAAGCGTGATGCGCAGGTCATAGCGGATTTGATGCTTGGCGGTGAAGGAAATCCGGTAGATGAAGAATTGAATGAAATTCATATCAGTGCTGTGCAGGAAGCGATGAACCAGATGATGGGCTCGTCGGCAACCTCAATGTCTACTATGTTTAAGCGTTTTGTTAATATTTCTCCACCTGGAATCGATATTTTGGATCCAATGCATGGTGATGGAGTATCCAGCCTGCCAGATGAACAGACGTTGATTACAGTATCCTTCCGTTTGTTGATCGGTGACCTGATTGACTCTACATTGATGCAACTGTTGCCTGTGCATTTCGCTAAAAAGATGGTGAGCATTCTGATGAATGGCGGAGAGGAAGATGAGCAACCGCAAGCGTCCGCACAGCAAGTAGCTGCAACGGCGGCTCCAGAAGTACCGAAACAAACCGAGGTCCCGCAACAGCAACCCGCACCAACGTATCAACAGCCGCCTGTAGCCGCACAGGTGCCTGTACAGACGCCGCAGGATGCAGGTTATGGACAGCAACCGCCTATGTACCCTCAAGACCTGGGATACGGTCAGCAGGGAGCGCCAGGTTATGGAATGCCTGGAGGTGTACCACCGCAGGCCCCTTATGGAGCACCTCATCATTATGGTTCGATACCGGGACGAAATGTAAATGTGCAGCCTGTGCAATTTTCAAACTTGCAGTCCGGTGCATTTGCCCAAGTGGATGAAAACAATTTAAATTTATTGATGGACATTCCCCTTAGAGTCACCGTAGAATTAGGAAGGACCCAAAAGCAAATTAAAGATATTCTAGAGCTCTCACAAGGTTCAATTATTGAACTGGACAAGCTTGCTGGGGAGCCAGTGGACATTCTGGTTAACAACAAATTGATTGCCAAAGGCGAGGTTGTCGTAATCGATGAGAACTTCGGCGTGCGTGTGACAGATATTGTAAGCCAATGGGACCGGATTCAAAAATTACAATAA
- a CDS encoding response regulator — MANRILIVDDAAFMRMMIRDILSKNGYEVVGEAQDGSQAIEKFKELRPDLITMDITMPEMDGIAALKEIKKIDANAKVIMCSAMGQQAMVIDAIQAGAKDFIVKPFQSDRVIEAINKTLGV; from the coding sequence ATGGCAAACCGTATTTTGATCGTGGACGATGCTGCATTTATGAGAATGATGATTCGGGACATCCTGTCCAAAAATGGATATGAAGTAGTAGGAGAGGCCCAGGATGGATCACAGGCTATTGAAAAATTCAAGGAGCTTCGTCCGGACCTGATTACGATGGATATTACGATGCCCGAAATGGACGGCATTGCCGCTCTGAAGGAAATCAAAAAAATTGACGCGAACGCAAAGGTCATTATGTGTTCTGCGATGGGTCAGCAAGCGATGGTTATCGATGCTATCCAAGCAGGCGCAAAAGATTTTATTGTTAAGCCTTTCCAATCGGATCGGGTTATCGAAGCCATCAACAAAACACTGGGTGTGTAA
- a CDS encoding flagellar biosynthetic protein FliO, giving the protein MDTQQGASDALSTSSNIGNIAWVLFVLIFIIVLIVYLIRFLSKRNQSWFSNRSVRILGGVGLGPNKSLQLVEVGSSVYLIGVGEDIRLVDKVSDPEEVEQILAALEQEASLQRGPIAPLFAKIADKLRRNTAAQQQPEEETSFHEMFESKLRQMPNRKDKLEKLRNEENTTDRSGDS; this is encoded by the coding sequence ATGGATACACAACAGGGTGCCTCTGACGCTTTGAGTACATCCAGCAATATAGGCAACATTGCCTGGGTCCTTTTCGTGTTGATCTTTATCATCGTACTGATCGTGTACTTGATACGGTTTTTGAGTAAAAGAAATCAGAGCTGGTTCAGCAACCGCTCCGTTCGCATACTGGGAGGCGTGGGGCTGGGCCCTAACAAATCCCTTCAGCTTGTTGAAGTTGGCAGCAGTGTGTACCTCATTGGTGTGGGAGAAGATATCCGGCTTGTTGACAAAGTATCCGATCCTGAAGAAGTGGAGCAAATTTTGGCCGCACTGGAGCAGGAAGCTTCTCTGCAGCGCGGCCCGATTGCCCCGCTATTCGCTAAAATTGCGGATAAGCTTCGCCGGAACACCGCGGCACAGCAGCAGCCTGAAGAGGAAACGTCTTTTCACGAGATGTTCGAATCCAAGCTTCGGCAGATGCCGAATCGTAAGGATAAACTCGAAAAGCTGCGCAATGAGGAGAATACTACAGATCGGTCGGGAGATTCATGA
- the fliP gene encoding flagellar type III secretion system pore protein FliP (The bacterial flagellar biogenesis protein FliP forms a type III secretion system (T3SS)-type pore required for flagellar assembly.): protein MRKKIILACLLLVLFSFISVTAASAEPIPNIDIQVGNSDKGQPGATSLSIILLITVISVAPALLVLMTSFTRIVIVLGFVRTSLGTQQMPPNQVLVGLALFLTLFIMAPTFSAMNETALQPYLKGDLTQSQALDKAAVPIKTFMFSHTREKDLLLFMKYTKMEKPKDYQDIPLTVMVPAYAISELKTAFQMGFMIFIPFLVIDIVVASTLMAMGMMMLPPVMISLPFKILLFVLVDGWYLVVKSLLLSFNT from the coding sequence ATGAGAAAAAAGATTATACTTGCATGTTTGCTGCTTGTCTTGTTCAGCTTCATTTCGGTGACGGCGGCCTCTGCGGAACCGATTCCGAACATTGATATTCAAGTCGGCAACTCGGATAAAGGACAGCCCGGTGCCACCTCGCTGTCTATTATTTTACTTATTACTGTCATCAGTGTAGCGCCCGCGTTGCTTGTGCTTATGACGAGCTTTACGCGAATTGTGATCGTGCTGGGCTTTGTTCGCACCTCGCTGGGGACTCAGCAGATGCCGCCTAACCAGGTGCTTGTCGGGCTGGCTCTGTTTCTTACCTTATTCATTATGGCTCCGACGTTCTCGGCTATGAACGAAACTGCCCTTCAGCCGTATCTCAAGGGGGATTTGACACAGTCTCAGGCGCTGGACAAGGCTGCGGTACCAATCAAGACCTTTATGTTCTCTCATACACGGGAGAAGGACCTACTGCTCTTTATGAAATACACCAAGATGGAAAAACCGAAAGACTATCAGGATATTCCATTAACGGTGATGGTTCCGGCTTATGCCATTAGTGAGTTAAAGACAGCATTTCAGATGGGCTTCATGATCTTTATACCGTTTTTGGTTATTGACATTGTGGTGGCGAGTACGCTCATGGCTATGGGGATGATGATGCTGCCGCCGGTGATGATTTCGCTTCCTTTTAAAATACTGCTGTTTGTGCTCGTAGATGGTTGGTATCTGGTCGTCAAATCATTGCTTCTGAGCTTTAACACATGA
- the fliQ gene encoding flagellar biosynthesis protein FliQ: protein MTSEFIISLAGQAVYTVLKVSAPMLILGLVVGLIISIFQATTQIQEQTLAFVPKIVAVLLALLLFGPWILTTLVDFTFNILDNLYKYIG, encoded by the coding sequence ATGACTTCGGAGTTTATTATTTCCCTTGCCGGACAAGCGGTGTACACAGTGCTTAAAGTTAGCGCTCCGATGCTGATTTTGGGACTGGTCGTCGGTTTGATTATCAGTATTTTTCAGGCGACAACCCAAATTCAGGAGCAGACTTTGGCATTTGTTCCGAAGATTGTCGCCGTATTACTGGCATTGCTCTTGTTCGGACCTTGGATATTGACGACATTAGTGGATTTTACGTTTAACATTCTGGACAATTTGTACAAATATATAGGTTAG
- the fliR gene encoding flagellar biosynthetic protein FliR → MDMLLQSFPVFLLIFCRITSFFVVAPIFSTRGVPNIFKVGISGFLALIVYLTYGTHQQVPTDAAYVLLVGREVLIGLLLGFTAYLFMTAIQTAGSFIDLQVGFGMASVFDPMTGASSPLTGNFKFAIAVLLFLSLNGHHHLINAILYSYDWVPLTNDFFVKLYGGSVTEFLVRSFAESFLLAFQIAAPIVVATFLTDVGLGFLAKTAPQFNIFVIGVPLKIIVGLFMLLLLMPSFAFIFEKLFTVMFESIRNLLDIMGNRP, encoded by the coding sequence ATGGACATGTTGTTACAGAGTTTTCCTGTTTTTTTGTTGATTTTTTGTCGGATTACCTCGTTTTTTGTAGTGGCACCTATATTTTCAACCCGAGGAGTACCTAATATCTTTAAGGTCGGGATTTCCGGATTTCTCGCATTGATCGTGTATCTCACTTATGGTACGCATCAGCAAGTACCGACGGATGCAGCGTATGTGCTGTTGGTGGGTCGCGAGGTGCTGATTGGATTGTTGCTCGGTTTTACCGCTTATTTATTCATGACAGCGATCCAAACCGCAGGTTCCTTTATTGACCTTCAGGTGGGTTTCGGGATGGCTAGTGTGTTCGACCCGATGACAGGAGCCTCGTCGCCTCTAACGGGGAATTTCAAGTTTGCGATAGCTGTGTTGCTCTTTTTAAGTTTAAATGGGCATCATCACCTGATAAACGCTATTTTATACAGTTATGATTGGGTGCCGCTGACAAATGACTTTTTTGTAAAGCTGTATGGAGGTAGTGTAACGGAGTTTCTGGTGCGTTCCTTTGCAGAATCTTTTTTGCTGGCGTTTCAAATTGCTGCTCCTATAGTAGTAGCTACTTTTTTAACAGATGTGGGACTCGGATTTTTGGCTAAAACGGCTCCGCAGTTTAACATTTTTGTTATTGGCGTGCCGCTCAAAATTATTGTCGGACTGTTCATGTTACTGCTTCTGATGCCGAGTTTTGCTTTTATCTTCGAAAAATTGTTTACTGTGATGTTCGAATCCATACGCAACTTGTTGGATATTATGGGCAACCGTCCTTAA
- the flhB gene encoding flagellar biosynthesis protein FlhB, which produces MPGLEERSLSFKYAMNLQLFSGEKTEKATPKKKQDARQKGQVAKSMELPGAGVLLVTFFCLMIFGGYFKDHAVRLFRDIFVNRLTMEVTPNTTMLMMGEYGVQIMIMLAPIFIGAIVIGIVANYMQIGFLLTGEGITPKFSKIDPIKGFKNIFSMRSLVEFLKSVLKMSVIGYLVYGVLWKTKADLPKLAEMSGDQMLSFTASLTMELGLKIGMVLFVLAILDYMYQRYEHEKNLKMSKQDIKDEYKKMEGDPLIKGKIRERQRRMAMQRMMQEVPNADVIITNPTHFAVALKYDGSEMEAPQIIAKGQDYVALRIKEIAKQNGVITMENKPLARALFQRAEIGDAIPADLFQAVAEVLAYVYKLKGKVK; this is translated from the coding sequence ATGCCTGGTTTGGAGGAACGTAGTTTGTCATTTAAATATGCTATGAACCTGCAGTTGTTCTCAGGGGAAAAAACGGAAAAAGCCACACCCAAAAAGAAACAGGATGCTAGGCAAAAAGGGCAGGTTGCAAAAAGCATGGAGTTGCCCGGGGCGGGTGTCCTGCTGGTAACGTTTTTCTGCCTTATGATTTTCGGCGGGTATTTCAAGGATCATGCGGTTCGCTTGTTTCGGGATATTTTTGTAAATCGGTTAACGATGGAAGTAACGCCGAACACTACAATGCTGATGATGGGTGAGTATGGCGTGCAAATCATGATTATGCTGGCTCCTATTTTTATTGGGGCCATTGTCATCGGGATAGTGGCAAATTACATGCAGATCGGTTTCTTGTTAACTGGAGAGGGGATTACGCCTAAATTTAGCAAAATTGACCCGATTAAAGGATTTAAAAATATTTTCTCCATGCGGTCACTGGTCGAATTCCTCAAATCTGTTTTAAAAATGTCCGTGATCGGTTATCTGGTGTACGGTGTGCTGTGGAAAACAAAAGCAGACTTACCCAAGCTGGCCGAAATGTCCGGTGACCAGATGTTGAGCTTTACGGCTTCATTAACAATGGAACTGGGACTCAAAATTGGTATGGTGCTGTTCGTTTTAGCAATATTGGATTATATGTATCAACGCTATGAGCATGAGAAAAATCTGAAGATGTCCAAACAGGACATCAAGGATGAATACAAGAAAATGGAGGGTGACCCGCTGATCAAAGGGAAAATTCGTGAACGACAGCGCCGAATGGCTATGCAGCGCATGATGCAGGAAGTTCCCAATGCAGATGTCATCATTACCAACCCTACGCACTTTGCTGTGGCCTTGAAATATGACGGTTCGGAGATGGAAGCGCCGCAGATTATTGCGAAAGGGCAAGATTACGTAGCGCTCCGAATTAAGGAAATTGCCAAGCAAAACGGCGTTATAACGATGGAAAACAAGCCGCTGGCACGGGCGCTGTTTCAAAGAGCCGAAATCGGGGATGCAATTCCAGCTGATCTGTTCCAGGCTGTTGCCGAAGTGCTGGCCTATGTATATAAATTAAAAGGTAAAGTGAAATAA
- the flhA gene encoding flagellar biosynthesis protein FlhA, with amino-acid sequence MKIKEITVLAGVIGIVLMMILPIPSWLLDILLVINISIALMILLVSMNTKEALQFSIFPSLLLITTLFRLALNISTTKLILGEGHAGEVVATFGSWIAGGQIAVGFVVFLILVVVQFIVITKGSERVAEVGARFTLDAMPGKQMSIDADLNAGLINEQQARERRSKIEREADFYGAMDGASKFVKGDAIASIIILIINLVGGFIIGMAVQGKGFQEALSTYSVLTIGDGLVSQIPALLISTASGLIVTRATSDGNLADDLTGQLFSYPKLIYIVAATIALLGFFTPIHIITTLPLAVLLFFAARRMQGNMERKQIADEQMEEEQQIEEVRSPESVINLLQVDPIEFEFGYGLIPLADTQQGGDLLDRIIMIRRQCALELGLVVPVIRIRDNIQLKPNEYVIKIKGNTVGGGELLLNHYLAMSPGYDDDSITGIETTEPAFGLPALWIDENTKDVAELSGYTVVDPPSVVATHLTETIKKHAHELLGRQETRSLVDNLKENYPVLVDDLIPSVLAIGDVQKVLAKLLKEKISIRDMVTIFETLADYGTYTKDPDVLTEYVRQALSRQITQQFAQQGETLRVITVGPGLEKKIAESVQQSEQGSYLALDPVSTQTVYQKMMEQINRLIQSGQQPIVLTSPTIRMYLRQVMERTMQDVPVLSYSELEPNVEIQSVGVVNL; translated from the coding sequence GTGAAAATAAAAGAAATAACCGTCCTTGCAGGCGTCATCGGCATCGTTCTTATGATGATTCTACCGATCCCTTCATGGTTGCTCGACATTTTGCTCGTGATCAACATATCGATTGCTTTGATGATTCTACTTGTGTCTATGAACACGAAGGAAGCTTTACAGTTCTCTATTTTTCCTTCATTGCTGCTCATCACAACGTTGTTTCGTCTGGCGCTTAACATTTCTACGACCAAGCTCATTTTAGGTGAGGGACATGCCGGGGAAGTTGTGGCTACGTTCGGTAGTTGGATTGCAGGTGGACAAATTGCGGTTGGTTTTGTTGTCTTCCTGATTCTCGTGGTTGTGCAGTTTATCGTGATCACCAAGGGCTCCGAGCGGGTTGCTGAGGTAGGCGCACGGTTTACACTGGACGCGATGCCGGGTAAACAAATGAGTATTGATGCTGACCTGAATGCAGGTCTGATCAACGAACAGCAAGCCCGTGAACGGCGCAGTAAAATTGAACGGGAAGCGGATTTTTACGGAGCAATGGATGGTGCCAGCAAATTTGTTAAAGGTGACGCCATTGCCAGTATTATCATTTTGATTATCAACCTGGTCGGCGGTTTTATTATCGGTATGGCTGTTCAAGGTAAAGGGTTTCAGGAGGCGCTGTCGACTTACTCTGTTCTGACCATTGGTGATGGACTGGTTAGCCAGATCCCTGCGTTGCTCATATCCACAGCGTCAGGTCTGATCGTTACACGAGCTACATCTGATGGAAACTTGGCGGATGATTTGACGGGGCAGCTCTTTTCATATCCAAAGCTAATTTACATTGTGGCTGCCACGATTGCATTGTTGGGCTTCTTTACTCCTATTCATATCATTACGACCCTTCCACTAGCTGTTCTGCTGTTTTTTGCGGCCCGAAGAATGCAGGGCAATATGGAACGTAAGCAGATTGCTGATGAACAGATGGAAGAAGAGCAACAGATTGAAGAGGTGCGCAGTCCGGAAAGTGTCATTAATTTGCTTCAGGTCGATCCGATCGAGTTCGAGTTTGGATACGGGCTGATTCCGCTGGCTGATACACAGCAGGGCGGGGATTTGCTAGACCGGATTATTATGATCCGTCGTCAATGTGCGCTTGAGTTGGGCTTGGTTGTGCCGGTCATTCGCATACGGGACAATATCCAGCTCAAGCCGAACGAGTATGTAATCAAAATTAAAGGCAATACGGTAGGCGGCGGGGAATTGCTGTTAAACCATTATCTGGCAATGAGCCCGGGATACGACGACGATTCCATTACAGGCATCGAAACGACAGAACCAGCCTTCGGATTGCCTGCGCTCTGGATTGATGAGAATACCAAGGATGTTGCGGAGCTGTCCGGTTATACAGTTGTGGACCCTCCTTCGGTTGTAGCTACTCATTTGACGGAAACGATCAAGAAACATGCCCACGAGTTGCTTGGCAGACAGGAAACGCGGTCGCTGGTCGACAATCTCAAGGAAAATTATCCGGTGCTTGTGGACGATCTTATTCCTTCCGTATTGGCGATTGGAGATGTACAAAAAGTGCTGGCCAAGCTGTTAAAAGAAAAAATCTCCATCCGCGATATGGTGACCATTTTCGAAACGCTGGCTGATTACGGCACTTATACAAAAGATCCGGACGTGCTGACTGAATATGTTCGCCAGGCGTTATCTCGCCAGATTACACAGCAGTTCGCCCAGCAGGGAGAGACGCTACGTGTCATTACCGTGGGGCCAGGGCTGGAGAAGAAAATTGCCGAAAGCGTGCAACAGTCGGAGCAGGGCAGCTATCTGGCTCTTGATCCAGTATCAACGCAGACGGTGTACCAAAAGATGATGGAGCAAATCAATCGACTCATTCAATCCGGGCAGCAGCCTATCGTATTAACATCACCGACGATTCGTATGTATTTGCGGCAAGTGATGGAACGGACGATGCAGGATGTCCCGGTACTGTCGTACAGTGAGCTGGAGCCGAACGTTGAAATTCAAAGTGTCGGGGTGGTGAACTTATGA
- the flhF gene encoding flagellar biosynthesis protein FlhF gives MRVKRYVVDTMPEAMMQIRGDFGTDAVILSTKEIKIGGFMGMFGKKKIEVVAAVEEQQLQKPRRVQPSQQQSVEAFPPMNAPDQQEVPSSPVVPRQAAPEAYRRVTQMTNGSKEGLADLLAGSEQAASSIERSSYGAGYNVETENEVFNNKAAVPKKETSSELFKLPSEASVPDKIGAEENQALLNELREMKAMMTRISRNSVMENTWPEPLQKICERMLEQEVERDLLEHWLERVYERRSEHPSDPESFDWEHALRAEVAGFIRERLDKGISKDTKIVYVAGPTGVGKTTTIAKLAAEQLFKHHRKVGFITSDTYRISAVEQLRTYATILNVPLEVVQSPGDVHRAIQRLEHCDLILMDTAGRNYRNELLVSELQSLLSPIKESETYLVLSLTSKSKDMLNITGHFSRFGLGKVVFTKMDETGSCGGMFNLLHQFPMQLAYITNGQNVPDDLLHPDTEMVTSLLFGATESSGDTEDSV, from the coding sequence ATGAGAGTGAAACGATATGTAGTGGATACAATGCCGGAGGCCATGATGCAAATCAGAGGTGACTTCGGAACGGATGCCGTCATTTTGAGCACCAAGGAAATAAAGATCGGCGGCTTCATGGGTATGTTCGGTAAAAAGAAAATCGAGGTCGTCGCTGCGGTAGAGGAGCAGCAGCTTCAAAAACCACGACGAGTTCAACCGTCACAGCAGCAGTCGGTTGAGGCTTTTCCACCCATGAATGCTCCTGATCAGCAGGAAGTACCATCGTCACCAGTGGTTCCCAGACAAGCCGCTCCTGAAGCCTATCGACGGGTAACCCAGATGACGAACGGTTCCAAAGAAGGATTGGCTGATTTGCTGGCTGGCTCCGAACAAGCTGCCTCAAGCATAGAGCGTTCTTCATACGGGGCTGGTTATAATGTGGAAACAGAAAATGAAGTTTTTAACAACAAAGCAGCGGTTCCGAAAAAGGAAACATCCAGCGAATTGTTTAAGCTACCTTCGGAGGCAAGCGTTCCAGACAAGATAGGGGCAGAGGAGAATCAAGCGCTGCTTAATGAATTACGGGAAATGAAAGCTATGATGACTCGAATTTCCCGCAATTCTGTGATGGAAAACACTTGGCCGGAACCGTTACAAAAGATTTGTGAGCGTATGCTGGAGCAGGAAGTGGAACGCGATTTGCTGGAGCATTGGCTTGAACGGGTATATGAGCGCCGAAGTGAGCATCCGTCTGATCCTGAATCTTTTGATTGGGAACATGCTCTTCGTGCAGAAGTGGCCGGATTCATTCGGGAAAGGCTGGACAAGGGCATCTCGAAAGATACCAAAATTGTGTATGTGGCAGGTCCAACGGGAGTGGGAAAAACGACGACCATTGCCAAGCTGGCAGCAGAACAGCTGTTTAAGCATCACCGCAAAGTCGGATTTATTACCTCTGACACGTACCGTATCTCGGCTGTCGAACAGCTACGTACATACGCTACGATTTTGAATGTGCCGCTTGAAGTCGTGCAATCTCCCGGAGATGTTCACAGAGCCATTCAACGTCTGGAGCATTGTGACTTGATCCTGATGGATACCGCAGGACGAAATTACCGTAATGAGCTGCTCGTTTCGGAATTACAAAGTTTGCTTTCACCTATTAAGGAAAGTGAGACGTATCTGGTGCTTAGCCTAACGTCCAAAAGTAAGGATATGCTCAACATAACCGGACATTTCAGTAGGTTTGGCCTTGGTAAGGTTGTATTTACCAAAATGGATGAGACAGGTAGTTGCGGTGGTATGTTTAATCTGTTGCACCAGTTTCCAATGCAACTGGCGTATATTACGAACGGTCAAAATGTGCCTGATGATCTGCTGCATCCAGATACAGAAATGGTGACAAGCCTGCTGTTCGGAGCCACAGAATCGTCAGGAGATACTGAGGATTCTGTATGA
- a CDS encoding MinD/ParA family protein — MSDQAQSLRQMASALDKYRLPARNRHAKIVTVTSGKGGVGKSNFTLNFALALQSLGRKVLVFDADIGMANIDVLMGANSRYNLLHLLKREKSMAEIVQTGVGGLPYIAGGSGLSELFTLSDDDLNYFADEVEKIAADMDYVLFDTGAGLSKENLKFITSADECMVVTTPEPTSLTDAYALIKVVSGLQKDTVFKIIVNRADNDNEARQVADKIALVARRFLEIDIPLLGHISDDTHVMQAVKRQVPFSIAYPGCMASRDVLNLAHRFAAMPQAPHSGALSGIKGFMQKWLRRSAQ, encoded by the coding sequence ATGAGTGACCAAGCCCAATCTCTTAGACAAATGGCTTCAGCTCTAGATAAGTATCGACTGCCTGCACGTAATCGTCATGCGAAAATAGTGACAGTCACCAGTGGTAAGGGTGGTGTGGGCAAATCTAATTTCACCCTTAATTTTGCTTTGGCCCTGCAATCGCTTGGCCGAAAGGTACTCGTATTTGATGCAGATATCGGTATGGCCAATATTGATGTGTTGATGGGTGCCAATTCAAGATACAATCTTCTTCACCTGTTAAAACGTGAAAAATCAATGGCCGAAATTGTTCAAACGGGCGTAGGAGGCTTGCCTTATATTGCTGGAGGATCTGGCTTGAGCGAGCTGTTTACATTATCCGATGACGATTTGAACTATTTTGCCGATGAGGTGGAGAAAATTGCCGCAGATATGGATTATGTTTTGTTTGATACCGGTGCGGGGTTATCTAAAGAAAACCTTAAATTTATCACTTCCGCTGACGAATGTATGGTCGTAACTACGCCAGAGCCGACGTCTTTAACGGATGCTTATGCGCTGATCAAAGTCGTCAGTGGATTGCAAAAGGATACAGTATTCAAAATTATAGTCAATCGTGCCGATAACGATAATGAGGCCCGTCAAGTTGCCGATAAGATAGCGCTGGTTGCGCGACGCTTTTTGGAGATCGACATTCCGTTGCTAGGACATATCAGTGATGACACTCATGTCATGCAGGCAGTCAAAAGGCAAGTACCTTTTTCAATTGCTTATCCGGGATGTATGGCATCCAGAGATGTGTTGAATCTGGCGCACCGTTTTGCAGCGATGCCACAGGCTCCGCATTCAGGTGCTTTAAGTGGAATCAAAGGGTTTATGCAAAAATGGTTGCGGCGTTCGGCGCAATGA